From Drosophila santomea strain STO CAGO 1482 chromosome 2R, Prin_Dsan_1.1, whole genome shotgun sequence:
TTTGTTATAACTACTTTAGCATGTTGCCCCTGCCAATTGGATCGGAAATGTTAGGAAGTAGTAAATTTTGAGACGATTCTGGCCGGCTGGGCGCATTTGGAGTAAAACGAGAGATACTAAATTAAACTATAGCGCTAGCAAAAATAGATGTCTAGATAAAGGTACCCCCACAGAGAGTTGCAATCGTATTAAACataacataaacataaattgaaatgtacGATTATATTGTATATTACACAAATCTGCCGGcttgtcaaattttgttaagatataaattgttttgtatgttttaCGAAATAGAAAGatataacaattttaaagGTAATACGATacacaaacaagcaaacaataTAATGATTATACTAATCAAGCAAACAGAAGAGCGTATGTATTTCGCATTAAAGTATGGGTAAGGATGTCAtattatgtttaaaaatacCATACAAATACTATatcattttcaaaaaactgcaaactgaATGATcagaaataataaaagatGAAATTAAAACCCGTgacttaatttttaattattactAGTAGAGTAAACGGTTATagcaaagacattagaataattattattataatgtctttggttatAGTAAGTTCTATGCATAGGTAGATAGGTAGGTAATAGGTAGATTGTAGATAGGTAGATAGATAgtgtatattcttgatcaaaaTCACTCGCAAGGCGATCTGGAGCGATCCATCGAGCTTTTGGAAACTATACAGGACAGAAAGTTTAAATTAAGCATGCAAATCTTAAATTTGCCAATTCTTACATTATTATTCGTCTTTCGAATTCCTATCGATACACGATACGATCATTTAGCGACGGTTTCAACTTGATACAGTCGTCCGATTGCTATAAATGCGTAGAATTGGTTACACGGGATCGTCAAATGTCTCCTGTGTACCAATTGTCTGATTACAATCAATATATCCTTTACAAGGCTATgtataaataatgtaaaagACACAAGGTTGCGCTAGTGAGTAATCTCGAAAAGTGTTTTATTCTATCTTTTGCCTTATTTTATCTTTCTCGCAATCCCACTAGCTTACTAAAGGGTATCTGATATTTCGgaacaaatatgaaaaaaaaatatgaatgcaataaaattataaaataatttaaacatttttctatgtgtctggagtctgcatgcttcCTTGTGCCTGTTACATGcatttcaacgaatctagtataccctagtgtaccattttactctacgagtaacgggtataattacttCCGGTCAGAAATGTTCGTATTCAAACGTTATCGGAAGTTCAATTATTAATGTAGTATTATCTTAATATTCTCCAGAGCAATATTCCATTCAGTTTCTAATCGCCTCTCCTTTATCTCATGAGACAATTCAGCATATAAAcacaaaatttcataaaagaaataaacgaTTCACTTATAGCGACATGTGTATAAAAAGCCTATCTCTGcgtaaatttattttagtcgaaataaatcatttgatGAAGATGCGGTGTATGTTTATATTCGTCATATCTGCTGtggtaaatattaaaacacaGCAAATCGGATCACATTGTTTTAACGCACTGAATATTCCACAGAGTCTGGCCTGTGCTGCTCTCCCAAAATCGCAAAATGAGATTCTAGCTCATTTCTTTGGCTATGCCGAGACCATACGTGGCATTCAAATTCATAACATGATGACCCTCACGATCAACTTCGTACAGCATGTTGTGGACAGCGTTCCGGCTGAGCATCGCGGACCGGGAACAGCTACCCTTCAGGACTATGCCAACAAAGGCAAGAGTCTCCGCTTGACAGGCACCACTGGCgagaaatatatgtacatctaCGAACTGCAACAGGTATTTGAAGGACTCAACAACAAGCTGAGTCAATCAGCGCCTGAATCGCAGGTGATTGGAATGAGCTTATTGGGTTTACTGGGCGTTAGCAGTGAATTCGCCACGGAGGATGAGCATCTCCATAATAAGTTTGTGGAAGGTGCCACCAAAATGAAAGCTAAGTTGACTTCGGCCACTATAGATCGGGAAAGTGATCTTTTCAATGCGATCAACGAATACATTGCTTCTACTGATATACAGCAGCATGAACCTCTCTTTGTAAAAATCATGAGCTTTAAGAGTAGGTTCTAAGCATATGCACttaattcaataaaatgaTTTAGTCAACAAGGAATGAAAAGTAAAAGCGGATTATTTTTTTACGTAGGTCGACAGCACACAGGCATTGTTATCACAAATCGCTTTCGAGGTTGGCCATGAAAGAGAGGTTGCTGTTCTTCAAAATATCATCCTAATAATTCACTCACTGATAAGAAAtgttttgaataattttaCAAGTTgagaatatttttaatagcaCATACGTATATTTTTATGGACTTTGTTGGAACAATTGAAGACTTAGAAATTAATGGTAATTCATGGCAATATCAATGTTAATTTCTTATGGATCCAGATCCTACTTCCTAATGAATAAATCATCgcgtttttcaaaaaaatacgATCTATATCGAAATGGCGTTAAACACAGTAAAGATATTGtacagtaaaaaaaaaacaaaacaattaatttatacCCTTTGCAGTTTCTGGTTGGGTTGAGTCGGTTTGATCACGTTGGGACAAAATGTTGAGCGGGTCTTCACTGCGTAGGTAGCCGTTGTGCTCTGGGTGATGCTCGAACACCACCTCTCCCCTGATGACCCGCACGCGGGGACCATGGGCTCGAGCCGTGAATTTCACCTTCCCACATGTGTCTGGCCGGAGACGACGATGGGCACGTAAGCCG
This genomic window contains:
- the LOC120445534 gene encoding uncharacterized protein LOC120445534 is translated as MMTLTINFVQHVVDSVPAEHRGPGTATLQDYANKGKSLRLTGTTGEKYMYIYELQQVFEGLNNKLSQSAPESQVIGMSLLGLLGVSSEFATEDEHLHNKFVEGATKMKAKLTSATIDRESDLFNAINEYIASTDIQQHEPLFVKIMSFKSRF